GGAAGAAGAACAGCAAGTAGCAGCGGGGTGGAAGCGAGGAGATTCGATCGCGTTAACGGGTGCGCTTGCGCTTCCTGGCGAAGCCAGAAATTTTGGTGGGTTTGACTATCGAAATTACTTAAGGACTCTTCATATCCATTGGTTGTTTAAAGTGAAAGGGGCCAGTTCAGTAACCACCGTTCCGCCTGAAGGGCTGGGGAAACTCAATATCCTTCGGTGGAATGACATCTTTAGGCATAAGCTTGGCGCAGCGGTAGAACAGATATTTCCCGAACCTCATGCGGGCTACATGAAGGGTCTGATTATCGGTATGGCTAATGATATCGATCCGGATACATATGGACAATTTTCACAGCTTGGTTTAACTCATATATTGGCGATCTCCGGAACACATGTTGCAGTGTATGTGGCATCGCTGCTGCTCCTTTTATCCTGGCTTAGGTTAACCCGAGAAACCTCGCTCACCATTGTGTTGCTGCTAATACCTGCATATGTACTGTTGTCTGGCGGTTCGCCATCGGTCATTCGTGCGGGTATCATGTCGATGATTGGTTTGTATATGGCGCGGCGCGGGCTTGCGAGGGATGGATTGCAGATGATCAGTGCAGCAGCGTTGTTGATGATGTGGTGGAACCCGTATTTTTTATTAAGCGTGAGCTTTCAGCTATCTTTTCTTGTAACAGCTGGACTGATGATTTACATGCCTCTGATTAATCGGATATTTAGCAGTTGGCCCAAGGGCCTTGCAGCAACAGTTTCTGTGACGGTAACAGCACAGCTCATTTCTTTTCCGGTCACGATTCTGTATTTCAACCAGTTTTCACTGCTTTCATTTGTCGCAAACTTCCTGCTTGTATCTTTGATCAGTGCCATTGTACTTCCTCTCGGAACGGTTGCCCTGATTTTATCGTTTATTTGGATGCCTCTGGCCAAACCATTGGCGTGGATTGCTATTATGCTGAACAAATTGACCTTTGTAAGTGTGGAGTGGATGAATAGTTTGCCTGGTTTTGTGCTGATCTGGGCTACCCCATCGCTACTGTGGATTGCAGCATATTATGTCGTTCTCTATGCACTTTTGCGGATTCTTTATCGCGGGCGAGGTGACCAGCCTGTAGTTCTGGGCACAGAAGAGGATACGGCTCCCCTGGATCGCCGATATGTTGGGGGAACGCCTAAAGCGGCTCTGGGGCTGTCTGGATTGTCTAATGTATCTTCACAAGGATTAAACAAAGGTGGACGTGAGGCTGGTCCTGGTTCGATGACAACATTAAGTGCAAGTATTGCCTGGCCGGAGTATACAAGTGCATTTGCTGCGCGAGGGGCGGGTTTTTACTCTGGTGAACGGATGAACGTTTTCCACAAATGGATGTGTGCGCTGCTGGCTCTCAGCTTTGTGGTGGGATTACGGTGGGCGTACCAGACACCGCAGCCTGCGGGGACCGGAGTGGTGCAGTTTTTGGATATCGGACAAGGGGACAGTACTCTAATTACAACACCTGAGGGTAAACATATTTTGGTCGATGGTGGAGGTACGGTCCAG
Above is a window of Paenibacillus sp. E222 DNA encoding:
- a CDS encoding ComEC/Rec2 family competence protein, with translation MKGRPLLVFTVCWICGSGMACALSGWSLIVGLIGAFVCLPLLLRWIDLRGWSILLLIGALVGGAVHWEWNDARNRSSLPDITHMAAEDLDGYAATFEGTLMSDVRIDGDRADFEMQVTSMHPLSDASLAPASEARTAPNLRERLMVQVRLAEEEEQQVAAGWKRGDSIALTGALALPGEARNFGGFDYRNYLRTLHIHWLFKVKGASSVTTVPPEGLGKLNILRWNDIFRHKLGAAVEQIFPEPHAGYMKGLIIGMANDIDPDTYGQFSQLGLTHILAISGTHVAVYVASLLLLLSWLRLTRETSLTIVLLLIPAYVLLSGGSPSVIRAGIMSMIGLYMARRGLARDGLQMISAAALLMMWWNPYFLLSVSFQLSFLVTAGLMIYMPLINRIFSSWPKGLAATVSVTVTAQLISFPVTILYFNQFSLLSFVANFLLVSLISAIVLPLGTVALILSFIWMPLAKPLAWIAIMLNKLTFVSVEWMNSLPGFVLIWATPSLLWIAAYYVVLYALLRILYRGRGDQPVVLGTEEDTAPLDRRYVGGTPKAALGLSGLSNVSSQGLNKGGREAGPGSMTTLSASIAWPEYTSAFAARGAGFYSGERMNVFHKWMCALLALSFVVGLRWAYQTPQPAGTGVVQFLDIGQGDSTLITTPEGKHILVDGGGTVQFGKSEQSWKTRRDPYEVGAKVVVPLLKKRGIHRLDAVIVTHADQDHAGGLQAVLEQIPVERFMFNGTTSGTANFEKLLDTVIDKQIPIYAIRQGMSYAPDGETRLHFIYPDLEKAMDTGERLPVSEHQNHDSVVFLLEMAGASLLFTGDMDAAAEQDLLFMIQDGSLAASFGQYDADTALADVYVQEMFTRHSGLNHEEVPVTIDVLKVAHHGSKTSSTEAWLQYWNASASVISAGANNTYGHPNPGVLDRLVDSGTEIYRTDQMGEIQMKIKDGEIDVRYKLVRDDS